A part of Paenibacillus sp. IHBB 10380 genomic DNA contains:
- a CDS encoding response regulator transcription factor yields the protein MPKVWRVVIMDSQPTRMLGTKLILEEQAHLRVQGMVSSCAEGMQLIKELKPELILLDDDLPEGRSELLLGQIRYQSPESEVIVYTDEEGLTVVHTMFSLGASGVLSKQATSSQLILLIEGLRAGFTLLPLEWLRHGIWPIVGPMSKQELFELTEMEIFIMERIVQGITYDKIALEIEVSRRSIDNYLRKIYVKLNVSTRAQAIEKFTLHSQMHSQIYA from the coding sequence ATGCCAAAGGTTTGGCGAGTTGTAATTATGGATAGTCAACCGACACGAATGCTAGGAACTAAACTAATCTTAGAGGAACAAGCGCATTTACGGGTTCAGGGGATGGTATCCTCTTGTGCAGAGGGGATGCAATTAATTAAAGAGTTGAAGCCAGAACTCATATTATTAGATGATGATTTACCTGAAGGAAGATCAGAGCTATTGCTGGGGCAAATTAGGTATCAGTCTCCAGAAAGTGAGGTAATTGTATATACAGACGAGGAAGGGCTTACTGTGGTTCATACCATGTTTAGTTTAGGAGCAAGTGGTGTACTGTCCAAACAGGCAACTTCTTCACAGCTTATTCTCCTTATTGAAGGTTTGCGTGCAGGGTTCACGTTATTACCACTAGAGTGGCTCAGACACGGTATTTGGCCTATTGTTGGTCCAATGTCCAAGCAAGAGCTATTTGAATTAACTGAGATGGAAATATTTATAATGGAACGAATTGTTCAAGGAATTACATACGATAAAATAGCTTTAGAGATTGAGGTTAGCAGAAGATCTATCGACAATTATTTACGAAAAATTTATGTGAAGCTTAATGTTTCAACACGGGCACAAGCCATAGAGAAGTTCACACTTCATTCGCAGATGCACAGTCAGATTTACGCTTAA